TGGTACGAAACAGGAAAAGTAAATGCTGCTTATGAAGCAATCGACCGTCATGCCGAAACCGAACGGCGGGATCAGGTCGCTTTGTATTACAGTGATCCCGATCGGAAGGAAGAGTACACCTTCCGCGAGATGCGGGATCAGTCGAACCGTTTTGGAAATGTGCTAAAAAAGATTGGTGTCAAAAAAGGAGATCGCGTCTTTATCTTCATGCCCCGGACTCCGGAACTGTATTTCAGCTTTTTAGGCATTCTGAAGGTGGGTGCGATCGTCGGCCCGCTGTTTGAAGCCTTCATGGAAGGGGCGGTGCGGGATCGACTGGAAGACAGTGAAGCTGTCGCACTGGTGACGACACCCCAGTTGCTGGAGCGGGTTCCAGTCGATGAGCTGCCGGCTTTGAAGCATATTATCTTGGTGGGCGCCACTGGAGAACTGACGGACGGAACTTACGATTTTGAAAAAGAGATGGAAGCCGCCTCGCCGAATCTGGAAATCGAGTGGATGGACCGGGAAGACCCGATGATTATTCACTACACTTCCGGTTCCACGGGCAAGCCCAAAGGGGTGCTTCATGTTCATAACGCCATGATTCAACACTACCAAACGGGAAGATGGGTATTGGATTTACAGGAAGAGGATATTTATTGGTGTACGGCGGATCCGGGATGGGTGACCGGAACTTCCTACGGGATTTTTGCCCCTTGGTTAAACGGGGTGACCAACGTGATCCGCGGTGGTCGCTTCAGCCCTGACGATTGGTATCAAACTCTTCAGGATAACCGGGTGACGATTTGGTACAGCGCTCCGACGGCCTTTCGTATGTTGATGGGTGCTGGGGCAGACGTGGCGAAAAAATACGACCTCTCCCATGTGCGTCATATCCTGAGTGTAGGGGAACCCTTAAACCCTGAAGTGGTGCGTTGGGGATTGGAAGCTTTCAATCGGCGCATCCACGACAACTGGTGGATGACTGAGACCGGCGGGATCCTGATTTCCAATTACCCGCAGATGCCGATCAAACCGGGCTCCATGGGTCGCCCGTTCCCGGGAATCAAAGCGGCAATCATCGACGACGAAGGCAATGAACTGCCTCCGTACCGCATGGGTAATCTGGCGATCCGTACCCCATGGCCGTCCATGATGCGTGCCATCTGGAAGAACGAAGCCAAGTACAATGAATATTTTCGCATTCCCGGCTGGTATGTTTCCGGTGATTCCGCTTACATGGATGAAGAAGGGTACTTTTGGTTCCAGGGCCGAATCGACGATGTGATCAACACTTCCGGTGAGCGGGTGGGGCCGTTTGAAGTGGAAAGCAAACTGGTGGAACATCCGGCTGTGGCGGAAGCGGGCGTGATCGGAAAACCGGATCCGGTTCGGGGGGAGATCATCAAAGCGTTTATCTCCCTGCGTCAAGGATATGAGGTGTCCGATGCACTCAAAGAGGAGATCCGGGCCTTCGTAAAGGAGGGGTTGGCCGCCCACGCCGCTCCCAGGGAGATCGATTTCAAAGATAAACTGCCCAAAACCCGCAGCGGTAAAATCATGCGTCGGGTATTGAAAGCGTGGGAACTGGATTTGCCCACCGGAGACTTATCGACCATGGAAGACTGAGTGAGAAACACGAGCGGCGGTGATAGAACCGCCGCTTTTTTGTTTGTGGGTGATTTATAAGAATTTTGGTTGGACTCCTATCGGCTTCACTGGCCGACGGGACTTCTCCGTGTTAGTTGAAGAGGCTCTTTTTTGGATCATAGTGGGTCTGGTGTCATCATCGTCAATATACGGCTCCCATCAGGGTCCTGGGGACGATTTCACCGCTTTCCATTTAGGCAACGAATTCCTGTTTAGAAGACGAGCACGATCAAAAGAACCCGTAACCGTTTTAAAACCGGTTACGGGGTTCTTTTGATTTCACCACCACTTCCACCTGCTTTTCGTGGGCTGTTTGTCTGGCCCTGAATCCTCCATCGTTTCCGGCGGTGCTGCCGGCGGACCCAATGGAGCA
The Desmospora profundinema genome window above contains:
- the acsA gene encoding acetate--CoA ligase, giving the protein MKQAEIIGVKTSGNNLHGYEEAVESFDWKEAEKAFSWYETGKVNAAYEAIDRHAETERRDQVALYYSDPDRKEEYTFREMRDQSNRFGNVLKKIGVKKGDRVFIFMPRTPELYFSFLGILKVGAIVGPLFEAFMEGAVRDRLEDSEAVALVTTPQLLERVPVDELPALKHIILVGATGELTDGTYDFEKEMEAASPNLEIEWMDREDPMIIHYTSGSTGKPKGVLHVHNAMIQHYQTGRWVLDLQEEDIYWCTADPGWVTGTSYGIFAPWLNGVTNVIRGGRFSPDDWYQTLQDNRVTIWYSAPTAFRMLMGAGADVAKKYDLSHVRHILSVGEPLNPEVVRWGLEAFNRRIHDNWWMTETGGILISNYPQMPIKPGSMGRPFPGIKAAIIDDEGNELPPYRMGNLAIRTPWPSMMRAIWKNEAKYNEYFRIPGWYVSGDSAYMDEEGYFWFQGRIDDVINTSGERVGPFEVESKLVEHPAVAEAGVIGKPDPVRGEIIKAFISLRQGYEVSDALKEEIRAFVKEGLAAHAAPREIDFKDKLPKTRSGKIMRRVLKAWELDLPTGDLSTMED